A genomic segment from Carassius auratus strain Wakin chromosome 25, ASM336829v1, whole genome shotgun sequence encodes:
- the olfml1 gene encoding olfactomedin-like protein 1: MLLSLVAVFLWLGMGQAQRTTPDFMMEYFQRQLQQLEGRLIKCEQDFQHFSQRMYDMSKEIHGETSKMNALKSEVKGHIDTFAMRLDRVERDVEYLHNKIPDTVQVDIEDSLIEHQVKEAKLKKTSVIPKGKDCSSEVVGIKSLKIVKKAGDTNGSWMKDPTKGSAKIYFFSGTRNSTVLAYTSLKTFTEPNSTKKTEVIHLPVPWHGTGHVVYNGFVYYHSADTNNEILKVHLSNRTVVDRLLLPGAGRMPAYALNPHTLLDLAIDEMGLWSIHADPDFGGNLVITKLDYSSLAVEHTWDTNCNSRDAEAAFMICGILYVVYNSHYGGRSSIQCLFDIHDTIYTESISVLFFPKRYTSHSALRFHPKDKQLYAWDDGYQTIYKLETKKI; this comes from the exons ATGCTGTTGTCTTTGGTAGCTGTATTTCTTTGGCTTGGAATGGGACAAGCTCAAAGGACAACTCCTGATTTTATGATGGAATATTTTCAGAGACAACTTCAGCAGCTTGAG GGACGACTGATCAAATGTGAGCAAGACTTCCAACACTTCAGTCAAAGGATGTATGACATGTCCAAGGAGATACATGGCGAAACAAGCAAGATGAATGCACTGAaatcagaggtcaaaggtcacattgACACATTTGCTATGCGTTTGGACCGAGTGGAAAGAGATGTGGAATACCTGCATAATAAGATCCCCGACACCGTCCAGGTTGACATTGAGGACTCGCTGATCGAGCACCAGGTGAAAGAAGCCAAACTAAAAAAGACATCTGTAATCCCTAAGGGCAAAG ACTGCAGTTCAGAAGTTGTGGGTATCAAGTCTCTCAAAATAGTCAAGAAAGCAGGGGACACCAATGGTTCCTGGATGAAGGATCCAACAAAGGGTTCTGCTAAGATTTACTTTTTTAGTGGCACTCGAAACAGTACAGTATTAGCATATACCTCTCTGAAGACCTTCACTGAACCAAACTCCACCAAAAAAACAGAAGTTATCCATCTTCCTGTTCCCTGGCACGGAACCGGCCATGTGGTCTACAACGGCTTTGTGTACTACCACAGCGCAGACACCAACAATGAGATCCTGAAGGTCCACCTCAGCAACCGTACGGTGGTTGATCGGTTGCTGCTGCCTGGAGCCGGTCGGATGCCAGCATATGCCCTCAATCCCCACACTCTGCTGGATCTCGCCATAGATGAAATGGGGCTCTGGTCGATCCATGCTGACCCAGACTTCGGCGGAAACCTGGTGATCACCAAGCTGGACTACAGTAGTCTGGCAGTGGAGCACACATGGGATACCAACTGCAACAGCCGTGATGCAGAAGCAGCTTTCATGATCTGTGGAATCTTATATGTGGTCTACAACTCCCACTATGGTGGAAGGTCCAGCATCCAATGCTTGTTTGATATCCATGACACCATCTATACTGAGAGCATTTCTGTGCTGTTCTTCCCAAAGCGTTACACCAGCCACTCCGCTTTGCGTTTCCACCCAAAGGATAAGCAACTGTATGCTTGGGATGATGGTTACCAGACCATTTATAAGTTAGAAACCAAGAAGATATAG